One stretch of Methylopila sp. 73B DNA includes these proteins:
- the sucC gene encoding ADP-forming succinate--CoA ligase subunit beta — MNIHEYQAKALLKTFGAPVPIGYPILTAADADAAIAGLDGPVWVVKSQIHAGGRGKGKFNEAEAGEKGGVRLAKSPEEAKEFVGQMLGKTLVTLQTGPAGKQVNRLYVEEGSDIAKEFYLSALVDRDSGHVAFVVSTEGGMNIEDVAHDTPEKIHTVTVDPATGVQPHHGRTIAKALGLSGDLAKQAGKLVDQLYEAFVSLDMAMLEINPLIVTKDDKIRVLDAKVTFDSNALYRHPELAELRDLTEEDAKEIEASKHDLAYIALDGTIGCMVNGAGLAMATLDIIKLYGEEPANFLDVGGGATEEKVTAAFKIITADPQVKGILVNIFGGIMKCDVIARGVIAAVKTVGLQVPLVVRLEGTNVEEGKRIIAESGLNVLPADDLDDAAQKIVAAVKKGA, encoded by the coding sequence ATGAACATCCATGAGTACCAGGCCAAGGCGCTGCTGAAGACCTTCGGCGCGCCGGTCCCGATCGGCTACCCGATCCTGACCGCGGCGGACGCCGACGCGGCGATCGCCGGCCTCGACGGTCCCGTGTGGGTGGTGAAGTCGCAGATCCACGCCGGCGGCCGCGGCAAGGGGAAGTTCAACGAGGCCGAGGCCGGCGAGAAGGGCGGCGTCCGCCTCGCCAAGTCGCCGGAAGAGGCGAAGGAATTCGTCGGCCAGATGCTTGGCAAGACGCTGGTGACGCTGCAGACCGGCCCCGCCGGCAAGCAGGTAAATCGCCTCTACGTCGAGGAAGGCTCCGACATCGCCAAGGAGTTCTATCTGTCGGCCCTCGTCGATCGCGACTCCGGCCATGTGGCCTTCGTCGTCTCGACCGAAGGCGGCATGAACATCGAGGACGTGGCGCACGACACGCCCGAGAAGATCCACACCGTGACCGTCGATCCCGCGACCGGCGTGCAGCCGCATCACGGGCGCACCATCGCCAAGGCGCTGGGTCTGTCCGGCGACCTCGCCAAGCAGGCCGGAAAGCTCGTCGACCAGCTCTACGAGGCCTTCGTCAGCCTCGACATGGCGATGCTCGAGATCAACCCTCTCATCGTCACCAAAGACGACAAGATCAGGGTGCTCGACGCCAAGGTGACGTTCGATTCGAACGCGCTCTACCGTCATCCGGAGCTCGCCGAGCTGCGCGACCTGACGGAGGAGGACGCGAAGGAGATCGAGGCGTCGAAGCACGACCTCGCCTACATCGCGCTCGACGGCACCATCGGCTGCATGGTGAACGGGGCGGGTCTGGCGATGGCGACGCTCGACATCATCAAGCTCTACGGCGAGGAGCCGGCGAACTTCCTGGACGTCGGCGGCGGCGCGACGGAGGAGAAGGTGACGGCGGCGTTCAAGATCATCACCGCCGATCCGCAGGTGAAGGGGATCCTCGTCAACATCTTCGGCGGGATCATGAAGTGCGACGTGATCGCGCGCGGCGTGATCGCGGCGGTGAAGACGGTGGGGCTTCAGGTCCCGCTGGTCGTTCGGCTCGAGGGCACGAACGTCGAGGAAGGCAAGCGAATCATCGCCGAGAGCGGGCTGAACGTGCTGCCGGCGGACGACCTGGACGACGCCGCGCAGAAGATCGTGGCCGCCGTGAAGAAGGGGGCCTGA